One segment of Brassica napus cultivar Da-Ae chromosome C3, Da-Ae, whole genome shotgun sequence DNA contains the following:
- the LOC106443782 gene encoding F-box protein SKIP17-like isoform X2, with protein MSLSRCWSRSKNKSGEKKTLVTNPTRNLSCLHADSIISSLLSFPDYSPFSIACAFDRGLQKALAPASDDASVQDRLLDRTIQLASVLLESTKRCLRERAAAHNSSSWFLPPELTIKVFSKLDTKSLMQAAACCTMFNKCAMDRSSYAHIDLTTSDNEVVCTMIHRAGKELRSLKLGHVTRRHGPAPAPIWFNGPFLSSLSYNHGFLWSRLRSLRLYNIRWMTCSSSFEVLSFCSNLTDLRIVGSNCPFRQLFMTLTKKCRLIEHLCLGTYFPLGTMDASTVSHLIELVTNSPNLTSLTLIGFQLTNEMARNLVESSQKLKYLNLSRSPKINGHFLRDLGNSCKESPLETLIMRNCVKLEEKEVLELCNSLLKGNFKFIRHIDVSSNNGLVSDDGQRSYKPKFPVEKLKEERPDVTLVADFPLERSVKRYHVGVEGDDEELREIEMMDAKNDEEENDDSFDDDDDDDDV; from the exons ATGAGCTTATCACGTTGTTGGAGTCGCTCTAAGAATAAATCTGGAGAAAAGAAAACTCTTGTAACGAACCCCACCCGAAACCTTAGCTGCCTCCACGCCGACTCAATAATCTCATCGCTCCTTTCGTTTCCAGATTACTCTCCCTTCTCCATCGCCTGCGCCTTCGATCGTGGGCTCCAGAAAGCTCTCGCCCCTGCTTCCGATGACGCCTCTGTTCAGGATCGTCTCCTGGATCGAACTATACAACTCGCGTCCGTTCTTTTAGAATCCACTAAACGATGCTTACGCGAGAGAGCTGCCGCTCACAACTCCAGTTCCTGGTTCCTCCCTCCAGAACTCACAATCAAG GTGTTTTCGAAGCTTGATACAAAGTCTTTGATGCAAGCGGCTGCGTGCTGCACCATGTTTAACAAATGTGCAATGGACCGTTCATCTTACGCCCACATCGACTTGACTACATCTGATAATGAAGTTGTGTGTACCATGATCCATCGTGCTGGTAAAGAACTCAG ATCTCTCAAGCTTGGTCATGTTACTCGTCGACATGGACCTGCTCCTGCTCCAATTTGGTTTAATGGACCTTTTCTTTCCTCACTATCCTATAATCATGGTTTTCTTTG GAGTCGCTTGAGAAGCCTACGGCTTTACAATATCAGATGGATGACCTGTAGTTCCTCATTCGAGGTGTTGTCATTTTGTTCTAATCTCACTGATCTGAGGATTGTTGGATC CAATTGTCCATTTAGGCAGCTATTTATGACCCTGACCAAAAAATGTCGTCTGATAGAGCACCTGTGCTTAGGGACCTATTTCCCCCTAG GTACAATGGACGCGTCAACAGTTTCACACTTGATAGAGTTGGTGACCAACTCCCCCAACTTAACTTCTCTAACACTCATAGGTTTTCAACTAACCAATGAAATGGCCCGGAATCTTGTTGAG AGTTCTCAAAAACTGAAGTACCTGAATTTGTCCAGATCGCCTAAAATCAATGGTCATTTTCTGAG GGATTTGGGGAATAGCTGCAAAGAGAGTCCACTCGAGACTCTAATAATGCGCAACTGCGTTAAACTAGAGGAG AAAGAAGTCTTGGAACTCTGCAACTCATTACTCAAAGGAAACTTCAAATTCATTCGTCACATT GATGTTTCAAGCAATAACGGCCTAGTTTCTGATGATGGCCAGAGATCTTACAAACCAAA GTTTCCTGTGGAGAAGCTGAAAGAAGAAAGACCAGATGTAACACTTGTGGCGGATTTTCCATTGGAAAG GTCAGTGAAGCGTTATCATGTCGGGGTTGAAGGGGATGACGAAGAGCTGAGGGAGATAGAGATGATGGACGCCAAGAACGATGAAGAGGAGAATGATGACTCGTTTGACGATGACGATGACGATGATGACGTTTAG
- the LOC106388595 gene encoding F-box protein SKIP17-like, producing the protein MDSPTSPAQNPSSVHAHSIISSLLTFPDSSPLSIVSSFHRELEQALASASDDASVQESLVDRTLQLVSILLESTKRSFRKRATAHNSSSWFLPPELTVKVFSMVDTKSLMRAAACCTMFNKCAMDRFAYAHVDLTTATSQVDIKVVCNLIHRAGKELRSLKLGSLARPYPSDFNPSLVNGPFLSTLSRNPDFIGNRLKSLGLYNIRSMNHNSSFEVLSVCSNLTDLRIVGLNNPFMHLFKILTEKCRLIEHLCIETSQLLSTIDTVKGSHLIKFVTNSPNLTSLRLIRFRLTDEVARILAQSSRTLEYLNLSRSSTINGRFLRDVRNSCKESPLKSLIVRNCLKLQEKEVLELCNSLIKGNFKSIRHIDVSNNRGLVSDDGKRSYKPKFPLEKLKEERSDVTLVADFPSPWSVKHYPVCHEEDDEELRKIEMMEDDASSSDEESSEDDLG; encoded by the exons ATGGATTCTCCCACGAGCCCTGCCCAAAACCCTAGCTCCGTCCACGCCCATTCCATAATCTCATCGCTCCTTACGTTTCCAGATTCCTCTCCGCTCTCCATTGTCTCTTCCTTCCATCGAGAGCTCGAACAAGCTCTCGCCTCTGCTTCAGATGACGCCTCTGTTCAGGAAAGTCTCGTGGATCGAACACTCCAGCTCGTATCTATTCTTCTAGAATCCACTAAACGATCCTTCCGCAAGCGAGCTACCGCTCACAACTCCAGTTCCTGGTTCCTCCCTCCCGAACTCACCGTCAAG GTGTTTTCGATGGTTGATACAAAGTCTCTAATGCGCGCGGCTGCTTGCTGCACCATGTTCAACAAATGTGCTATGGACCGTTTTGCATACGCTCACGTCGACTTGACTACTGCTACTAGCCAAGTTGACATTAAGGTTGTGTGTAACTTGATCCATAGGGCTGGAAAAGAACTCAG ATCCCTCAAGCTTGGCAGTCTTGCTCGCCCATATCCGTCTGATTTTAATCCATCTTTGGTTAACGGACCTTTTCTTTCCACACTATCCCGTAATCCTGATTTTATTGG GAATCGCTTGAAAAGCCTAGGGCTTTACAATATCAGGTCGATGAACCATAATTCCTCATTCGAGGTGTTGTCAGTTTGTTCGAATCTCACTGATCTGAGGATTGTTGGATT GAACAATCCTTTTATGCATTTATTTAAGATTCTGACAGAAAAATGTCGGCTGATAGAGCACCTGTGCATAGAGACCTCCCAACTCCTAA GTACCATAGATACTGTAAAAGGTTCACACTTGATAAAGTTTGTGACCAACTCCCCCAACTTAACTTCTCTAAGGCTCATTCGTTTTCGACTAACCGATGAAGTGGCACGTATTCTTGCTCAG AGTTCTCGTACACTGGAGTACCTGAATTTGTCTAGATCCTCTACAATCAATGGTCGTTTTTTGAG GGATGTAAGAAATAGCTGCAAGGAAAGTCCACTCAAGAGTCTAATAGTGCGCAACTGCCTTAAACTGCAAGAG AAAGAAGTGTTGGAACTCTGTAACTCATTAATCAAAGGAAACTTCAAATCCATTCGGCACATT GATGTGTCAAATAACAGAGGCTTAGTTTCTGATGATGGCAAGAGATCTTACAAACCAAA GTTTCCTCTAGAGAAGCTGAAAGAAGAAAGATCAGATGTCACCCTTGTGGCAGATTTTCCATCACCATG GTCAGTGAAGCATTATCCTGTCTGCCACGAAGAAGATGACGAAGAGCTGAGGAAGATAGAGATGATGGAAGATGATGCCTCATCCTCGGACGAGGAATCCTCAGAAGATGACTTAGGATGA
- the LOC125583686 gene encoding uncharacterized protein LOC125583686, with amino-acid sequence MKEGETARKRMKISVPHFDNSALIKTYSKSLIGRCMNPPEQEMKALIQNVPKIWKLEERVVGTDLGFGKFRFDFETEEEIDTVLKLQPYHFDYWMLALARWQPKKSQLFPSEITFWIRVIGVPMEFRTVPTFESLGDALGRTVAVDVEHCRVQVVVDAFQELCFETTLDFKGGEFYEGEEAAISLRYEKLFGYCPLCSSLCHKEEKCPLAKKASPEKKREGREGNGGWYDGGKHDDRARSYKGVVINGNQNQQHKERDGRDYYGKGKGKMVEEADSKWVKVADRGNKGSFTNHRSFRGEGDGSRHRSSRREEPRAEGQGQGGSNRSSSGQSGAPKEVVQEEGEIKNPNESEKILPSQDFQEELAKTQAVGSEVISDPMDAEEGLQMIKSLIVEPSTLEDDKVLDMDECRAICLEHVIDMDAADDLPDCSDGEFEEMLKEQDDEEVIPADLENENMEVEKAQVKGDVAKKQGTRKRLFKPSTAGSTKMRIASALVSPRKRAPTKVGTHHEDHSKHQEIKGTSNPKTGMKNP; translated from the coding sequence ATGAAGGAAGGAGAAACGGCTCGGAAAAGAATGAAGATCTCGGTGCCTCACTTTGATAACTCGGCACTAATCAAGACTTACTCTAAGTCCTTGATTGGACGATGCATGAATCCACCAGAGCAGGAAATGAAGGCGCTCATCCAGAACGTACCGAAGATTTGGAAGCTGGAGGAAAGGGTTGTTGGAACGGACTTGGGTTTTGGCAAGTTTCGGTTCGACTTTGAAACAGAGGAGGAGATAGATACGGTACTGAAGCTGCAACCATATCATTTTGATTACTGGATGTTGGCGTTAGCACGATGGCAACCGAAGAAGTCGCAGCTCTTCCCATCAGAGATAACGTTCTGGATTAGGGTGATAGGTGTTCCGATGGAGTTCAGAACGGTGCCTACCTTTGAGAGCCTCGGTGATGCACTTGGACGAACAGTAGCAGTAGATGTAGAGCACTGCAGAGTGCAGGTGGTGGTGGACGCGTTTCAGGAGCTTTGCTTTGAAACAACTTTGGACTTCAAGGGTGGAGAATTTTACGAGGGGGAGGAAGCAGCAATATCATTGAGGTATGAGAAGCTCTTTGGATACTGCCCACTTTGTTCTAGCTTGTGCCATAAGGAGGAGAAATGCCCTCTTGCTAAGAAGGCGTCGCCTGAGAAGAAAAGAGAGGGTCGAGAAGGAAATGGAGGATGGTATGATGGTGGGAAACACGATGATCGAGCTCGGAGCTATAAGGGAGTGGTCATAAATGGAAATCAGAATCAACAACACAAGGAAAGAGACGGTAGGGACTACTATGGGAAGGGTAAAGGCAAGATGGTGGAAGAGGCTGACTCAAAATGGGTGAAAGTGGCTGATAGAGGCAATAAGGGGTCTTTTACTAATCACAGGAGCTTTAGGGGTGAGGGAGATGGTTCTCGACATAGATCTTCCCGAAGAGAAGAACCCCGGGCTGAGGGTCAGGGGCAGGGAGGAAGTAATAGATCCTCCTCAGGTCAGTCAGGAGCTCCAAAAGAAGTAGTTCAAGAGGAGGGAGAAATAAAAAATCCTAACGAGTCTGAGAAAATTCTCCCCTCTCAGGATTTTCAAGAAGAGCTGGCCAAGACTCAAGCTGTAGGATCTGAGGTAATTTCGGACCCTATGGATGCAGAGGAAGGGCTTCAGATGATCAAAAGCCTGATAGTGGAACCGTCAACTTTGGAGGATGATAAAGTACTGGACATGGACGAGTGTAGAGCTATCTGTCTTGAGCATGTGATAGATATGGATGCAGCAGACGATCTACCAGATTGCTCGGATGGGGAATTTGAGGAAATGCTAAAGGaacaagatgatgaagaagttattccagcagatttagaaaatgaaaatatggaGGTGGAGAAAGCACAGGTTAAAGGAGATGTGGCGAAGAAGCAAGGAACTCGCAAGAGGCTTTTTAAGCCTAGCACCGCGGGGAGTACGAAGATGAGGATAGCTTCTGCGCTTGTGTCTCCGCGAAAACGAGCTCCGACAAAGGTAGGTACACATCATGAAGATCACAGCAAGCACCAGGAGATTAAGGGCACTTCAAACCCGAAGACTGGAATGAAAAATCCATAA
- the LOC106443782 gene encoding F-box protein SKIP17-like isoform X1: protein MSLSRCWSRSKNKSGEKKTLVTNPTRNLSCLHADSIISSLLSFPDYSPFSIACAFDRGLQKALAPASDDASVQDRLLDRTIQLASVLLESTKRCLRERAAAHNSSSWFLPPELTIKVFSKLDTKSLMQAAACCTMFNKCAMDRSSYAHIDLTTSDNEVVCTMIHRAGKELRSLKLGHVTRRHGPAPAPIWFNGPFLSSLSYNHGFLWSRLRSLRLYNIRWMTCSSSFEVLSFCSNLTDLRIVGSNCPFRQLFMTLTKKCRLIEHLCLGTYFPLVGTMDASTVSHLIELVTNSPNLTSLTLIGFQLTNEMARNLVESSQKLKYLNLSRSPKINGHFLRDLGNSCKESPLETLIMRNCVKLEEKEVLELCNSLLKGNFKFIRHIDVSSNNGLVSDDGQRSYKPKFPVEKLKEERPDVTLVADFPLERSVKRYHVGVEGDDEELREIEMMDAKNDEEENDDSFDDDDDDDDV, encoded by the exons ATGAGCTTATCACGTTGTTGGAGTCGCTCTAAGAATAAATCTGGAGAAAAGAAAACTCTTGTAACGAACCCCACCCGAAACCTTAGCTGCCTCCACGCCGACTCAATAATCTCATCGCTCCTTTCGTTTCCAGATTACTCTCCCTTCTCCATCGCCTGCGCCTTCGATCGTGGGCTCCAGAAAGCTCTCGCCCCTGCTTCCGATGACGCCTCTGTTCAGGATCGTCTCCTGGATCGAACTATACAACTCGCGTCCGTTCTTTTAGAATCCACTAAACGATGCTTACGCGAGAGAGCTGCCGCTCACAACTCCAGTTCCTGGTTCCTCCCTCCAGAACTCACAATCAAG GTGTTTTCGAAGCTTGATACAAAGTCTTTGATGCAAGCGGCTGCGTGCTGCACCATGTTTAACAAATGTGCAATGGACCGTTCATCTTACGCCCACATCGACTTGACTACATCTGATAATGAAGTTGTGTGTACCATGATCCATCGTGCTGGTAAAGAACTCAG ATCTCTCAAGCTTGGTCATGTTACTCGTCGACATGGACCTGCTCCTGCTCCAATTTGGTTTAATGGACCTTTTCTTTCCTCACTATCCTATAATCATGGTTTTCTTTG GAGTCGCTTGAGAAGCCTACGGCTTTACAATATCAGATGGATGACCTGTAGTTCCTCATTCGAGGTGTTGTCATTTTGTTCTAATCTCACTGATCTGAGGATTGTTGGATC CAATTGTCCATTTAGGCAGCTATTTATGACCCTGACCAAAAAATGTCGTCTGATAGAGCACCTGTGCTTAGGGACCTATTTCCCCCTAG TAGGTACAATGGACGCGTCAACAGTTTCACACTTGATAGAGTTGGTGACCAACTCCCCCAACTTAACTTCTCTAACACTCATAGGTTTTCAACTAACCAATGAAATGGCCCGGAATCTTGTTGAG AGTTCTCAAAAACTGAAGTACCTGAATTTGTCCAGATCGCCTAAAATCAATGGTCATTTTCTGAG GGATTTGGGGAATAGCTGCAAAGAGAGTCCACTCGAGACTCTAATAATGCGCAACTGCGTTAAACTAGAGGAG AAAGAAGTCTTGGAACTCTGCAACTCATTACTCAAAGGAAACTTCAAATTCATTCGTCACATT GATGTTTCAAGCAATAACGGCCTAGTTTCTGATGATGGCCAGAGATCTTACAAACCAAA GTTTCCTGTGGAGAAGCTGAAAGAAGAAAGACCAGATGTAACACTTGTGGCGGATTTTCCATTGGAAAG GTCAGTGAAGCGTTATCATGTCGGGGTTGAAGGGGATGACGAAGAGCTGAGGGAGATAGAGATGATGGACGCCAAGAACGATGAAGAGGAGAATGATGACTCGTTTGACGATGACGATGACGATGATGACGTTTAG
- the LOC106388593 gene encoding F-box protein SKIP17 isoform X1: MSLSCCWSRSKQKSGENKTLSTFSLMDPPTSPAAQNPSSLHSDSIISSLLSFPASTPFSIACSFDRELEKALASASDDASVQDRLLNRTIQLASLLLDSTERCFRKRASAHNSVAWVLPPELTVKVFSKLDTKSLMQAAACCTMFNKCAMDRSSYAHIDLTTADNEVVCTMIHRAGKELRSIKLGHVTRRYGPDPAPTSIWFNGPFLSSLAYNNGFLGSRLTSLRLYNVGPMHYSSVLSVCSNLTDLRIVGSGSNSPYMNLFMTLSKKCRLIEHLCLVSHHPLGNIDASTASHLIELVTKSPNLTSLTLLCFQLTSEIVRSLVESCRKLKYLNLSRSPKIDGCFLRDLGNSCKESPLETLIMRNCVKLEEKEVLELCNSLLKGNFKFIRHIDVSSNNGLVSDDGRRSYKPKFPVEKLKEERPDVTLVADFPLERSVKRYHVGVEGDDEELREIEMMDAKNDEEENDDSFDDDYDDV; the protein is encoded by the exons ATGAGCTTATCATGTTGTTGGAGTCGCTCTAAGCAAAAATCTGGGGAAAATAAAACTCTTTCAACGTTCAGTCTCATGGATCCTCCGACGAGCCCCGCTGCCCAAAACCCTAGCTCTCTCCACTCCGATTCGATCATCTCATCGCTTCTTTCGTTTCCCGCTTCCACTCCGTTCTCCATCGCCTGCTCCTTCGATCGTGAGCTCGAGAAAGCTCTCGCCTCTGCTTCCGACGACGCCTCAGTTCAGGATCGTCTCCTAAATCGAACTATCCAGCTCGCGTCGCTTCTTCTGGACTCCACTGAACGATGCTTCCGCAAGAGAGCTTCTGCTCACAACTCCGTTGCCTGGGTCCTCCCTCCCGAGCTCACCGTCAAG gtgtTTTCGAAGCTTGATACAAAGTCTTTGATGCAAGCGGCTGCGTGCTGCACCATGTTCAACAAATGTGCAATGGACCGTTCATCTTACGCCCACATCGACTTGACTACAGCTGATAATGAAGTTGTGTGTACCATGATCCATCGTGCTGGTAAAGAACTCAG ATCCATCAAGCTTGGTCATGTTACTCGGCGATATGGACCTGATCCTGCTCCTACTTCAATTTGGTTTAATGGACCTTTTCTTTCCTCACTGGCCTATAATAATGGTTTTCTTGG GAGTCGCTTGACAAGCCTACGGCTTTACAATGTCGGACCGATGCACTACAGCAGTGTGTTGTCAGTTTGTTCGAATCTCACTGATCTGAGGATTGTTGGATC TGGCAGCAATTCTCCATATATGAATCTATTTATGACCCTGTCAAAAAAATGTCGTCTGATAGAGCACCTGTGCTTAGTGAGCCATCACCCCCTAG GTAATATAGACGCGTCAACAGCTTCACACTTGATAGAGTTGGTGACCAAGTCCCCCAACTTAACTTCTCTAACACTCCTATGTTTTCAACTAACCAGTGAAATAGTCCGGAGTCTTGTTGAG AGTTGTCGAAAACTGAAGTACCTGAATCTGTCCAGATCACCTAAAATCGATGGTTGTTTTTTGAG GGATTTGGGGAATAGCTGCAAAGAGAGTCCACTCGAGACTCTAATAATGCGCAACTGCGTTAAACTAGAGGAG AAAGAAGTCTTGGAACTCTGCAACTCATTACTCAAAGGAAACTTCAAATTCATTCGTCACATT GATGTTTCAAGCAATAACGGCCTAGTTTCTGATGATGGCCGGAGATCTTACAAACCAAA GTTTCCTGTGGAGAAGCTGAAAGAAGAAAGACCAGATGTAACACTTGTGGCGGATTTTCCATTAGAAAG GTCAGTGAAGCGTTATCATGTCGGGGTTGAAGGGGATGACGAAGAGCTGAGGGAGATAGAGATGATGGACGCCAAGAACGATGAAGAGGAGAATGATGACTCGTTTGACGATGACTATGATGACGTTTAG
- the LOC106388593 gene encoding F-box protein SKIP17 isoform X2, producing the protein MSLSCCWSRSKQKSGENKTLSTFSLMDPPTSPAAQNPSSLHSDSIISSLLSFPASTPFSIACSFDRELEKALASASDDASVQDRLLNRTIQLASLLLDSTERCFRKRASAHNSVAWVLPPELTVKVFSKLDTKSLMQAAACCTMFNKCAMDRSSYAHIDLTTADNEVVCTMIHRAGKELRSIKLGHVTRRYGPDPAPTSIWFNGPFLSSLAYNNGFLGSRLTSLRLYNVGPMHYSSVLSVCSNLTDLRIVGSNSPYMNLFMTLSKKCRLIEHLCLVSHHPLGNIDASTASHLIELVTKSPNLTSLTLLCFQLTSEIVRSLVESCRKLKYLNLSRSPKIDGCFLRDLGNSCKESPLETLIMRNCVKLEEKEVLELCNSLLKGNFKFIRHIDVSSNNGLVSDDGRRSYKPKFPVEKLKEERPDVTLVADFPLERSVKRYHVGVEGDDEELREIEMMDAKNDEEENDDSFDDDYDDV; encoded by the exons ATGAGCTTATCATGTTGTTGGAGTCGCTCTAAGCAAAAATCTGGGGAAAATAAAACTCTTTCAACGTTCAGTCTCATGGATCCTCCGACGAGCCCCGCTGCCCAAAACCCTAGCTCTCTCCACTCCGATTCGATCATCTCATCGCTTCTTTCGTTTCCCGCTTCCACTCCGTTCTCCATCGCCTGCTCCTTCGATCGTGAGCTCGAGAAAGCTCTCGCCTCTGCTTCCGACGACGCCTCAGTTCAGGATCGTCTCCTAAATCGAACTATCCAGCTCGCGTCGCTTCTTCTGGACTCCACTGAACGATGCTTCCGCAAGAGAGCTTCTGCTCACAACTCCGTTGCCTGGGTCCTCCCTCCCGAGCTCACCGTCAAG gtgtTTTCGAAGCTTGATACAAAGTCTTTGATGCAAGCGGCTGCGTGCTGCACCATGTTCAACAAATGTGCAATGGACCGTTCATCTTACGCCCACATCGACTTGACTACAGCTGATAATGAAGTTGTGTGTACCATGATCCATCGTGCTGGTAAAGAACTCAG ATCCATCAAGCTTGGTCATGTTACTCGGCGATATGGACCTGATCCTGCTCCTACTTCAATTTGGTTTAATGGACCTTTTCTTTCCTCACTGGCCTATAATAATGGTTTTCTTGG GAGTCGCTTGACAAGCCTACGGCTTTACAATGTCGGACCGATGCACTACAGCAGTGTGTTGTCAGTTTGTTCGAATCTCACTGATCTGAGGATTGTTGGATC CAATTCTCCATATATGAATCTATTTATGACCCTGTCAAAAAAATGTCGTCTGATAGAGCACCTGTGCTTAGTGAGCCATCACCCCCTAG GTAATATAGACGCGTCAACAGCTTCACACTTGATAGAGTTGGTGACCAAGTCCCCCAACTTAACTTCTCTAACACTCCTATGTTTTCAACTAACCAGTGAAATAGTCCGGAGTCTTGTTGAG AGTTGTCGAAAACTGAAGTACCTGAATCTGTCCAGATCACCTAAAATCGATGGTTGTTTTTTGAG GGATTTGGGGAATAGCTGCAAAGAGAGTCCACTCGAGACTCTAATAATGCGCAACTGCGTTAAACTAGAGGAG AAAGAAGTCTTGGAACTCTGCAACTCATTACTCAAAGGAAACTTCAAATTCATTCGTCACATT GATGTTTCAAGCAATAACGGCCTAGTTTCTGATGATGGCCGGAGATCTTACAAACCAAA GTTTCCTGTGGAGAAGCTGAAAGAAGAAAGACCAGATGTAACACTTGTGGCGGATTTTCCATTAGAAAG GTCAGTGAAGCGTTATCATGTCGGGGTTGAAGGGGATGACGAAGAGCTGAGGGAGATAGAGATGATGGACGCCAAGAACGATGAAGAGGAGAATGATGACTCGTTTGACGATGACTATGATGACGTTTAG